The following are encoded together in the Glycine soja cultivar W05 chromosome 5, ASM419377v2, whole genome shotgun sequence genome:
- the LOC114412831 gene encoding non-specific lipid transfer protein GPI-anchored 1-like: MKLKQQKMRVVVGSVWLCLFLLAVGESEGADLAAKCNLLVQKVLPCLNFATGQAAVPTKDCCEATSEIKKSDPECLCFAIQQTHKGSPEVKNMGIQEARLLQLPSACNLKNASTTNCPKLLGLSPNSADAAIFRNGSLKTNSASTVSEDIHKGSYGNMLRPVLVADLIAVLLVMIPIGS; the protein is encoded by the exons ATGAAGTTGAAGCAGCAGAAAATGAGAGTAGTAGTAGGGTCAGTGTGGCTGTGCCTCTTTCTGTTGGCTGTCGGGGAGTCGGAGGGAGCGGATTTGGCGGCGAAGTGCAACCTGCTGGTTCAGAAAGTGCTGCCGTGCCTGAACTTCGCGACGGGGCAGGCGGCGGTTCCGACCAAGGACTGCTGCGAGGCGACGTCGGAGATAAAGAAGAGCGACCCGGAGTGCCTGTGCTTTGCGATTCAACAGACTCACAAGGGTAGTCCGGAGGTGAAAAATATGGGCATACAAGAGGCTAGGCTGCTTCAGCTACCTTCTGCTTGTAACTTGAAGAATGCCAGCACCACCAACTGTCCTA AGCTTCTGGGTCTATCTCCAAACTCCGCTGACGCTGCTATCTTCAGAAATGGTTCGTTGAAAACCAATTCAGCTTCAACAGTTTCAGAAGACATCCACAAGGGCTCTTATGGAAACATGCTTAGACCTGTTCTCGTTGCAGACCTAATAGCTGTTCTCCTCGTCATGATTCCAATAGGTTCGTGA
- the LOC114412830 gene encoding probable methyltransferase At1g27930 produces the protein MKSRWLVWLLAILGVIGATLFIASMIQTWENNFLCSISRTMQQQQFTHGPTSMQLKAILHYATSQVVPQQSLSEITITFDVLQALHRPANFLVFGLGRDSLMWASLNPHGTTLFLEEDPKWFGIVTKDAPNLLAHTVRYRTQLRDADSLLSSYSSEPACFPATATLRGNERCKLALHNLPDEVYAKEWDLIMIDAPKGYFAEAPGRMAAIFSAAVMARDRKGSGVTHVFLHDVDRKVEKVYAEEFLCRKHLVKSVGRLWHFQIPPMGNHTSDYTRFC, from the coding sequence ATGAAGAGCCGATGGCTAGTGTGGCTATTGGCGATACTGGGCGTCATCGGAGCCACACTCTTCATAGCAAGCATGATCCAAACCTGGGAGAACAACTTCCTATGTTCCATAAGCAGAACCATGCAGCAGCAACAGTTCACCCACGGTCCCACATCGATGCAACTCAAGGCCATCCTCCACTACGCCACCTCGCAGGTTGTCCCTCAACAATCTCTCTCGGAGATCACCATAACCTTCGACGTGCTCCAGGCCCTCCACCGGCCCGCCAACTTCCTCGTCTTCGGGCTGGGCCGAGACTCGCTCATGTGGGCCAGCCTCAACCCGCACGGCACCACGCTGTTCCTCGAGGAGGACCCTAAGTGGTTCGGGATCGTCACCAAGGACGCGCCGAACCTCCTGGCCCACACGGTCCGTTACCGGACCCAGCTCCGAGACGCCGACAGCCTCCTCTCCTCGTACAGCTCCGAACCCGCGTGTTTTCCGGCGACCGCCACGCTCCGCGGCAACGAGCGTTGCAAGCTCGCCCTACACAACCTCCCTGACGAGGTGTATGCTAAAGAGTGGGATTTGATTATGATCGACGCGCCGAAGGGGTACTTCGCGGAGGCGCCGGGGCGCATGGCGGCGATATTCTCGGCGGCGGTGATGGCGAGGGACAGAAAAGGATCCGGTGTGACACACGTGTTTTTGCACGATGTGGATCGGAAGGTGGAGAAGGTTTACGCGGAGGAGTTTCTGTGTAGGAAGCACTTGGTCAAAAGTGTTGGGAGGCTCTGGCACTTCCAGATTCCTCCCATGGGTAATCACACGAGTGATTACACACGCTTCTGTTAG